DNA from Debaryomyces hansenii CBS767 chromosome A complete sequence:
ttattttcaaaagtGTATTTTTGTTTCCCCATATTTCCCCTAAGCAAAATAAGAAAGTGCATTAGTTGACAACAAAGTCAATGTCGACTACAAACATTGCCACCAGCACTAAGCCACAATTGTTTATATGTCCCAGTTGCTCAAAAAGCTTTACCAGgaaagattatttatatcGTCATGAAAAGAACCATTCTCAAGTTAAACCATTCAAATGCGACCAATgtaatttatcattcacAAGAAGTGACTTACTTACAAAGCATTACAAATCAAAATCACATCAAAGAGtaaaaaatgaattgaattccTGTAGCGGCAAAAGCATTGTTGGCAATAGTAGCAACAGTAATCCGAAACAAGCTCCTTATAAGGTCGAAAAAAGAAGCAGTCGTCTGGTCGATTCctcaacttcttcaattatgAATGATACTCTATTAAATCAACATGCACCTAGTCtcaatcaatttaataaagaacgtgaaatgaaagaatttaaaaGGTTAGGCATCCCAGATTTTTTAAATCGGCATTTTAATGATGAGAAAATACCTGCTCCTCCTCCACAACCTTCAATCATTTTGCCAGCTATTCCAAGTAATTGTAATGATAACTCCTCAATAGCTTCTGCAAATATGTTTATGAATCGATCACAAGAGAAAGGAAAAGCAGTGGACTCGAATACTCATACTTCTGCCAAAGAACAACAGAATCCTAATAgtcattatttaaattcGCATAATGATTCGGCTCCGACTCCAAATACTTCCATGCCTGGTAGAAATGATATATCTGGTGGTGGTTCAGAAATGGACTCAAATGCTCCTCCTGGAATtatagataatgatttattatggCTATTCAATGATATTACACCAGTAGATAATTTGTTTTGGTTATTCAGTGATATATCCCCACTGGATAATAGCGGTACTGGGAGTGGAAGTGGAAGTGGCAATAAACTAGCTAATTCTAATGATTGGAACCCGACAACGAGCTCTCTCGCTGAAGCTCATTCGAATACTAATATTTCTAAGTCACTTAATAATCATGATGATATAGCTTCATTCATGTATCAAAATTTGTACAATGAGAGTACCaatacaaaaattaataataataaaataaatatgaatgaaTCCACAAGatcaagaattattcataCTTTATCCTCAgttaatcaattaaacAAAGTTTCATTAAAgagatttgaagaatacttGGATTTGTATTGGTTTAATTTTGCTCAAACTTTCCCTATAATTCATCAAGCTACTTTCGATCCTAATACAATGaacatttatttattaataagCATAATAGTGATTGGTATGGCCCATTCGTTGGATAAGTTAGAATATGAAACTTCTATtgcaattaataaaaaattaagacGAATCATCTATGatgttattgaagataatacaGAATTACCTTTACCGTTAATGCAGGCATTAATGCTACATAATTTTTCTGCTAAGAATTTTGGTGATACTCAGTTAAGCAAAATAGCACAAATTGATCATGGTTCAAATATTatgtatttaaaatttagtggatttttaaataatttgacaGAGCCCATAGTctataaacaaaaaaatgCCAGCTTGACTGAACTAACGGAACAATGGCAAAATTGGATTCAATACGAGAGTTGTAAAAGATCCgtcttctttgaatttatatGTGATACTCAACATGCAACATTTAGCAAAATAAGATCTTTATCTGcatttgatattaaattagAATTGCCCTGCAGTGATGAAGTTTGGAATTGTGCTGACTCGCTCAgattttttgaagaatatcaaaaacaGCCAAAAGGACTATGCGCAAGACCAAGATTAGATATCTCAAGCAAATATGTCTATAGTAAAGAACTTGAATAtctttataataatgatagtaatgatgaaattaaaaatgataatgttTATGGTTATGGTAGTGACAATACTAATTTTAATAGGACTTTcgaattttcaaataatgaaaattatttaactgattctttcaatataaaaGCGCCTAAAGATACGGCTGATTTGTCCAATGCTTCTGATACATCAAGACTGCAACAATCAATTAAAAAGGAGAATAAATGGCCAACTTTTTTGTGGGGTTTAAAATCCATGATGACTACATATAAAGcaaatcaaaaagaatatCCATTAGATtgttattcattattttcaagatatattattttacaTGGGCTTTTAAGAGTTTGCTGGGATATGAGAGGTCAAAGTCTTTTAGATTTAGGTTTCATatcaaaaaagaaattgggagaattt
Protein-coding regions in this window:
- a CDS encoding DEHA2A12298p (some similarities with uniprot|Q12139 Saccharomyces cerevisiae YPR022C) — encoded protein: MSTTNIATSTKPQLFICPSCSKSFTRKDYLYRHEKNHSQVKPFKCDQCNLSFTRSDLLTKHYKSKSHQRVKNELNSCSGKSIVGNSSNSNPKQAPYKVEKRSSRSVDSSTSSIMNDTLLNQHAPSLNQFNKEREMKEFKRLGIPDFLNRHFNDEKIPAPPPQPSIILPAIPSNCNDNSSIASANMFMNRSQEKGKAVDSNTHTSAKEQQNPNSHYLNSHNDSAPTPNTSMPGRNDISGGGSEMDSNAPPGIIDNDLLWLFNDITPVDNLFWLFSDISPSDNSGTGSGSGSGNKLANSNDWNPTTSSLAEAHSNTNISKSLNNHDDIASFMYQNLYNESTNTKINNNKINMNESTRSRIIHTLSSVNQLNKVSLKRFEEYLDLYWFNFAQTFPIIHQATFDPNTMNIYLLISIIVIGMAHSLDKLEYETSIAINKKLRRIIYDVIEDNTELPLPLMQALMLHNFSAKNFGDTQLSKIAQIDHGSNIMYLKFSGFLNNLTEPIVYKQKNASLTELTEQWQNWIQYESCKRSVFFEFICDTQHATFSKIRSLSAFDIKLELPCSDEVWNCADSLRFFEEYQKQPKGLCARPRLDISSKYVYSKELEYLYNNDSNDEIKNDNVYGYGSDNTNFNRTFEFSNNENYLTDSFNIKAPKDTADLSNASDTSRSQQSIKKENKWPTFLWGLKSMMTTYKANQKEYPLDCYSLFSRYIILHGLLRVCWDMRGQSLLDLGFISKKKLGEFFKKLENAFLNWKRYFDLHVKLYEKQIESDEDVYVKHSPNKHLILSLNNYGPTNASWANISFYYTGLFCLYADIPSVTMFAAEYKNFHYVTKTVYKGIKEMEYERNKLIIEQWARSIYGKFALVEACKFLRLVYGNEETINTFSHIPQAAYLAALIIWCYEIKRDCRNVEMNRERNDEVERDKIKLDASKYFDLLGNIHYELSRSDAREYFSMILDLKNDLNDDYLDEQNNNQDFIGRNDYEEFKERQMNTIGVVCYVLHLLRNCKWVYSIDLVQQLEHVIITYEKI